The following are encoded in a window of Roseimicrobium gellanilyticum genomic DNA:
- a CDS encoding 1-deoxy-D-xylulose-5-phosphate reductoisomerase has product MTSQPQQAWDKNASSSAPVRRRKVLVLGSTGSIGTSAMKVARDIPDRMEIVGLAAQRSVDTLVAQVAETGVKQVCVTDEDAARRARELLPQDVRVFAGNGGLVEIVRESDADMVLVAIVGVAGLAPSLEAIERGMDLAVASKEILVMAGEAVMSSAARKKVSVLPVDSEHNAIFQCLEQRDPSHTRRLLLTASGGPFRKAAAADLEHVTVAQALKHPTWNMGRKITIDSATLFNKGLEMIEAHWLFGVPMSRVDVVVHPQSIVHSMVEFVDNSVLAQLSHSDMCFPIQYAVTWPARVPNNLPPLDFAKLATLHFEAPREDVFPALRLAREAGDAGGTLPAVMNAANEVAVEAFLASRIKFTAIWETVERVMQEHTNVAHPVLDQLVEADAWARRATTRHLA; this is encoded by the coding sequence ATGACCTCCCAGCCCCAGCAGGCGTGGGATAAGAATGCATCCTCAAGTGCACCGGTTCGTCGGCGCAAGGTCCTGGTGCTGGGGTCCACCGGTTCGATTGGCACCAGCGCCATGAAGGTGGCGCGCGATATTCCGGATCGCATGGAGATCGTCGGCCTCGCTGCGCAACGCAGTGTAGATACCCTCGTGGCCCAGGTTGCGGAGACCGGAGTGAAGCAGGTCTGTGTGACCGACGAAGACGCCGCCAGGCGCGCGCGGGAATTGCTGCCGCAGGACGTGCGGGTCTTCGCAGGAAATGGCGGCCTCGTGGAAATTGTGCGGGAATCTGATGCAGACATGGTGCTGGTGGCCATCGTCGGTGTGGCAGGTCTTGCACCTTCTTTGGAGGCCATCGAGCGGGGCATGGATCTCGCGGTGGCCAGCAAGGAGATTCTCGTCATGGCTGGCGAAGCGGTGATGTCTTCCGCGGCACGGAAAAAGGTGAGCGTGCTCCCCGTGGACAGTGAGCACAACGCGATCTTCCAATGCCTGGAGCAACGCGATCCTTCGCACACCCGCCGACTCCTGCTCACGGCGAGCGGTGGACCGTTTCGCAAGGCGGCGGCCGCGGATCTGGAGCACGTGACGGTGGCCCAGGCACTGAAGCATCCTACCTGGAATATGGGACGGAAGATCACCATCGACTCCGCCACCTTGTTCAACAAGGGGCTGGAGATGATCGAGGCACACTGGCTCTTTGGCGTGCCCATGAGTCGTGTGGATGTGGTGGTGCATCCCCAGAGCATTGTGCACAGCATGGTCGAGTTCGTGGACAATTCCGTGCTCGCCCAGCTCAGTCATAGTGACATGTGTTTTCCTATCCAGTATGCCGTCACCTGGCCGGCTCGCGTGCCGAACAATCTCCCGCCGCTGGATTTTGCAAAGCTTGCGACGCTGCATTTTGAAGCGCCGCGTGAAGACGTCTTCCCCGCACTGCGGCTCGCACGTGAGGCGGGGGATGCCGGCGGTACCCTGCCTGCAGTGATGAACGCTGCGAATGAAGTCGCGGTGGAGGCCTTCCTGGCCAGCCGCATCAAATTCACGGCCATCTGGGAAACCGTGGAGCGTGTGATGCAGGAGCACACCAATGTGGCACACCCGGTCTTGGACCAACTCGTGGAAGCGGACGCATGGGCGCGTCGTGCCACCACCCGTCATCTTGCGTGA
- a CDS encoding carbon-nitrogen hydrolase family protein — protein sequence MTASILRAALLVSALTGSLLQGAPPPSNWQSWAPREEISPHFAHQEKGGIDGKGSFVIESDKREGQQGAWKGEFPVQGGRPHRFSVWYKATGVENADHSIITRILWRDAQDKPVKHAEPTFTAYRKGEPPKSEPEYPRRKAVAKNGWTEMSDTYLVPPGATKGMVELYLQWQPGARVEWSGAGLAEVAEMPSRKVRLATVHFQPREGKTLLEKARLFEPLLAEAAKQKADFVVLPETLTYYGSGKPMVECAETVPGSVTDYFGTLAKQHNNYIVAGLIERDGALVYNVAVLIGPDGKVAGKYRKCSLPRSEVEAGVTPGHEYPVFTTRFGKVGMMVCYDGFFPEVARQLTINGAEVIAWPVWGCNPMLAQARACENHVYVVSSTYEKPETGWMLSAIYGHDGTVLSYAKEWSTVVVQEVDLEKREHWHSLGDFKAQIPSHRPPWVVNAR from the coding sequence ATGACCGCAAGCATCCTTCGCGCTGCCCTTCTTGTCTCCGCGCTCACCGGTTCTCTGTTGCAGGGGGCGCCTCCGCCGTCGAACTGGCAATCGTGGGCGCCACGTGAAGAGATCTCGCCGCACTTCGCCCATCAAGAGAAAGGGGGCATCGATGGCAAAGGATCGTTTGTCATTGAGTCTGACAAGCGTGAGGGACAGCAGGGGGCATGGAAGGGCGAGTTTCCCGTGCAGGGAGGCAGGCCGCATCGCTTCTCAGTCTGGTACAAGGCGACCGGCGTAGAAAATGCCGACCACAGCATCATCACCCGCATCCTCTGGCGCGATGCGCAGGACAAGCCGGTGAAGCACGCTGAGCCCACCTTCACCGCCTATCGCAAAGGCGAGCCGCCCAAGTCAGAGCCCGAGTACCCGAGGCGGAAAGCAGTGGCCAAGAATGGCTGGACGGAAATGAGCGACACCTACCTCGTGCCACCGGGAGCGACGAAGGGCATGGTGGAACTGTATCTACAGTGGCAGCCAGGTGCCCGCGTGGAGTGGAGCGGTGCTGGTCTTGCCGAGGTGGCTGAGATGCCCTCACGCAAGGTGCGTCTGGCAACGGTTCACTTCCAGCCTCGCGAGGGAAAGACGCTGCTGGAAAAAGCCCGCCTCTTTGAACCCCTGCTCGCCGAGGCTGCGAAGCAGAAAGCCGACTTTGTGGTGCTGCCGGAGACGCTCACCTATTACGGCAGTGGCAAACCCATGGTCGAGTGTGCAGAGACAGTGCCGGGCAGTGTGACGGATTACTTCGGCACACTGGCGAAACAGCACAACAACTACATCGTCGCCGGTCTCATTGAGCGTGATGGCGCCCTGGTGTACAACGTGGCGGTGCTGATTGGGCCGGACGGGAAAGTGGCGGGCAAGTATCGCAAGTGTTCCCTGCCGCGTAGCGAAGTCGAGGCGGGCGTGACTCCGGGGCACGAGTACCCAGTCTTTACCACCCGCTTTGGCAAGGTGGGCATGATGGTGTGTTATGACGGATTCTTCCCCGAGGTGGCGCGCCAGCTCACCATCAATGGCGCCGAGGTGATTGCATGGCCCGTTTGGGGGTGCAATCCGATGCTCGCCCAAGCCCGCGCGTGCGAAAACCATGTGTATGTGGTGAGTAGCACGTACGAAAAGCCTGAGACCGGCTGGATGCTCTCCGCCATCTACGGACACGACGGCACGGTGCTGAGCTATGCCAAAGAGTGGAGCACCGTGGTGGTGCAGGAGGTGGATCTGGAGAAGCGCGAGCATTGGCACAGCCTGGGCGACTTCAAGGCCCAGATCCCCAGCCACCGTCCTCCTTGGGTGGTAAATGCCAGATAG
- a CDS encoding dihydrodipicolinate synthase family protein has protein sequence MNLPESQRLIGLTPATHTPFHPDGALHLDAVAPLAAHLLKWKIGSVFIGGSTGESHSLTLRERLALTERWMSVVKGTPMRVIVHVGSNCLEDAAALASHAQEHGAAAISALAPSYFKPRNLDALISCAAQIAAAAPDTPFYHYDIPSMTGVSFSMPEFLSKAAEHIPTLAGLKFTNPDLMAYLQCLQMDPGYWDIPWGMDEWMLGALATGARGAVGSSFNFAAPVYQRLMAAFAKNDLDTARREQLRSTQIISTLARHGYMAAAKATMEMLNVPVGPPRLPNTALDHSQKKVLQSELESLGFFDWLMEQ, from the coding sequence ATGAACCTGCCCGAGTCCCAGCGCCTCATTGGCCTCACCCCTGCCACCCACACGCCGTTCCATCCTGATGGTGCACTCCACCTGGACGCTGTCGCCCCCCTCGCGGCCCATTTGTTGAAGTGGAAGATCGGTTCCGTCTTCATCGGCGGCAGCACCGGTGAAAGCCACTCTCTCACCCTTCGCGAGCGCCTTGCCCTTACGGAGCGCTGGATGAGCGTCGTGAAAGGCACGCCCATGCGGGTGATTGTCCACGTCGGTTCCAACTGCCTTGAAGACGCCGCAGCTCTCGCCTCTCACGCCCAGGAACACGGTGCGGCAGCCATCTCCGCCCTCGCGCCTTCGTATTTCAAGCCACGCAATTTGGACGCGCTCATCTCCTGCGCAGCCCAGATCGCGGCCGCAGCGCCGGACACACCCTTCTACCACTACGACATCCCGTCTATGACAGGGGTGTCCTTTTCGATGCCCGAGTTCCTCTCAAAGGCTGCAGAACACATCCCGACCCTGGCGGGACTGAAGTTCACCAATCCCGATCTCATGGCCTACCTGCAGTGTCTGCAAATGGATCCTGGCTACTGGGACATACCCTGGGGCATGGACGAGTGGATGCTTGGTGCTCTGGCCACTGGAGCACGTGGCGCAGTGGGCAGCAGCTTCAACTTTGCGGCCCCAGTGTATCAGCGGCTGATGGCGGCGTTTGCGAAGAATGATCTGGACACCGCCCGCCGCGAGCAGCTTCGCAGCACCCAAATCATCAGCACGCTTGCCCGGCACGGATACATGGCCGCCGCAAAGGCGACCATGGAAATGCTCAACGTGCCCGTGGGGCCGCCCCGTCTGCCCAACACCGCCCTCGATCACTCCCAGAAGAAGGTGCTCCAGAGCGAGCTGGAATCACTGGGGTTCTTTGACTGGCTGATGGAGCAATAG
- a CDS encoding methyltransferase domain-containing protein, which produces MKFPFVRRKKHEAALLHEKARRVKAREAGEHSKKVAERAKRMAGDAKAAAELARAQVPPLEQRISDLLAEQQFLKERLQAAERARSEIVAQVQGHVDLRSLLALKLSGEGIEIGALHFPLQVPPGVKVRYVDKRTKAENEATFPELAAKGIVETDWVGDGQWLEGMADESQDFVIANHMLEHCVNPLKTLEHFLRVLRTGGRLFIALPDKRFTFDVKRPITPFEHVLRDYRINREVEEREMYEEYRDFVDASFDVDKALRTRADIHHHVWTQAEVLEFFTEARRRLGWPLEIEFFGKQGIEVVLVLQKIDPVHEDHAKRYAPAAPTEP; this is translated from the coding sequence ATGAAGTTTCCGTTTGTCCGAAGGAAGAAGCACGAGGCCGCACTGCTCCATGAAAAGGCCCGTCGTGTGAAAGCCAGGGAAGCCGGCGAGCATTCCAAGAAAGTGGCGGAACGTGCCAAGAGGATGGCTGGGGATGCCAAGGCCGCCGCCGAGCTTGCAAGGGCGCAAGTGCCGCCGCTGGAGCAGCGGATTTCAGACCTGCTCGCGGAGCAGCAATTCTTGAAGGAGCGATTGCAGGCTGCCGAACGCGCGCGGTCCGAGATTGTCGCGCAGGTGCAGGGGCACGTGGATTTGCGCTCCCTGCTTGCACTCAAGCTTTCCGGAGAAGGCATCGAGATCGGCGCGCTGCATTTCCCTTTGCAGGTGCCTCCTGGAGTGAAGGTCCGCTATGTGGACAAGCGCACGAAGGCTGAAAACGAGGCGACGTTCCCTGAACTCGCGGCAAAGGGCATCGTGGAGACCGACTGGGTTGGCGATGGCCAGTGGCTCGAAGGCATGGCGGATGAAAGCCAGGATTTCGTCATCGCGAACCACATGCTGGAGCACTGCGTGAACCCGCTGAAGACGCTGGAGCACTTCCTTCGTGTTCTCAGGACAGGCGGGCGACTCTTCATCGCCCTTCCCGACAAGCGATTCACCTTTGATGTGAAGCGTCCCATCACTCCGTTTGAACATGTGCTACGTGACTACCGCATCAACCGTGAGGTGGAGGAACGCGAAATGTATGAAGAGTATCGCGACTTCGTGGATGCGTCGTTCGATGTGGACAAGGCCTTGCGGACCAGGGCGGACATCCATCACCACGTGTGGACTCAGGCGGAAGTGCTGGAGTTCTTCACGGAAGCGAGACGCAGGCTGGGATGGCCCTTGGAAATCGAGTTTTTCGGCAAGCAGGGTATTGAGGTCGTTCTGGTGCTGCAGAAGATCGATCCTGTGCATGAAGATCATGCCAAGCGATATGCGCCCGCTGCCCCAACCGAGCCCTGA
- a CDS encoding glycosyltransferase family 2 protein, translating into MNSAAFSHRDPPGFVMGTAASGHTFAFSVTPAREESAGVLARRAKLREVDLCVTVLSDSCNLQGWFVPPRDTEIFGIRAVHGQSILVAKRKQFRPEALMQHPGRPEALYSGFSIELKLQSGWTRFELQYKSEQRKWVPFAKCDVRLPWAWRLMKRFVRRAAANSYERWLRSHGDPDAMELEAMRNALGRMPGQPLLSVLMPVYDSPERWLLRAIQSVQHQVYPNWELCIADDCSPSPQTREFLQKQAALDPRIKLCLRSENGHICKASNSALELCTGEFTVLLDHDDELPPHALFHIAWEAAHHPEAGIIFSDEDKIDASGVRTGPYFKPGWNYDLLLGQNCVSHLGSFRTSLLREVGGFRPGYEGSQDWDITLRALTHCGRDKVRHIPRVLYHWRTLPTSTASTNDAKPYAASAGYRAVEDHLRVTGTGAVLQPLDGGKWQVIWPLPDPPPRVSIIIPTRDRHALLRDAMESHASITEYPDVELIVVDNDSTCVETLGYLRKLEAAGLNAKVIRHTGAFNWSALNNLGASVATGSVLVFLNNDVRITNPDWLCELVRQACRKEVGAVGARLLYERGLIQHAGVVLSMVGIAGHVFRNSPPDAPSIGGPPDLVREVSAVTGACLAVRRDVFERAGRFDEVTFPIAYNDVEFCLRLRDMGLTNIYTPFATLVHHESQSRRTLEATSERKAAIALEAHELMRRWPLLVHRDPCYNINLSLDAELPIMARPRREWPWLQAQGPCTAFQSQSPSRSL; encoded by the coding sequence ATGAACTCTGCAGCCTTCAGCCATCGTGATCCACCCGGGTTCGTGATGGGCACGGCGGCATCGGGGCATACATTTGCCTTCTCAGTAACTCCGGCCCGTGAGGAGTCTGCTGGCGTTTTGGCACGCCGGGCGAAGCTTCGCGAAGTCGACCTTTGCGTGACGGTCCTGTCTGATTCCTGCAACCTGCAGGGATGGTTCGTGCCCCCCCGGGATACGGAGATCTTTGGGATCCGCGCGGTCCATGGGCAGTCCATTTTGGTGGCCAAGCGCAAACAGTTTCGTCCTGAGGCCCTGATGCAGCATCCTGGCAGACCGGAGGCGCTCTATTCTGGTTTCTCGATCGAGTTGAAGTTGCAATCCGGGTGGACCCGCTTTGAGCTGCAGTACAAGTCTGAGCAGCGGAAGTGGGTGCCGTTTGCAAAGTGTGATGTGCGTCTGCCCTGGGCCTGGAGGCTCATGAAGCGCTTCGTCCGTCGCGCGGCTGCCAACAGCTATGAACGCTGGCTGCGGAGCCACGGCGATCCGGATGCGATGGAATTGGAAGCCATGCGGAATGCCCTAGGGCGCATGCCCGGCCAGCCGCTGTTGTCCGTATTGATGCCGGTCTATGATTCGCCGGAACGCTGGCTGCTCCGTGCCATCCAATCCGTGCAGCACCAGGTGTATCCCAATTGGGAGTTGTGCATCGCGGATGATTGCTCTCCATCTCCCCAGACCCGTGAGTTTCTACAGAAGCAGGCAGCGCTGGATCCTCGCATCAAGCTGTGCCTGCGTTCGGAAAATGGCCACATCTGCAAAGCCTCGAACTCGGCGCTTGAGTTGTGCACGGGCGAGTTCACCGTGCTGCTGGATCATGACGATGAACTCCCGCCACATGCGCTGTTCCACATCGCTTGGGAGGCGGCTCATCACCCTGAGGCGGGCATCATCTTCAGTGATGAAGACAAGATCGATGCCAGCGGCGTGCGAACCGGCCCCTATTTCAAGCCCGGTTGGAATTACGATCTGCTGCTCGGGCAGAATTGTGTGAGCCATCTCGGATCTTTTCGCACCAGCCTGCTTCGCGAGGTGGGAGGATTCCGGCCTGGCTACGAAGGCAGCCAGGATTGGGATATCACGCTGCGTGCCCTGACCCACTGCGGGCGAGACAAGGTGCGGCACATTCCCCGGGTGCTCTATCACTGGCGCACTCTTCCTACTTCGACTGCCTCCACGAATGATGCCAAACCCTATGCGGCGTCCGCAGGGTACCGTGCGGTGGAGGACCACCTGCGTGTCACGGGGACTGGTGCCGTATTGCAGCCGCTGGACGGAGGAAAGTGGCAGGTGATCTGGCCTCTGCCCGACCCACCGCCTCGCGTCTCCATCATCATCCCCACCAGGGATCGGCATGCGCTCCTTCGTGATGCCATGGAGTCCCATGCGAGCATCACTGAATACCCGGATGTGGAATTGATTGTCGTAGACAACGATTCCACCTGTGTGGAAACGCTCGGCTATTTGCGGAAGCTGGAGGCGGCTGGTCTCAATGCCAAAGTCATCCGGCACACCGGAGCCTTCAACTGGTCGGCTCTTAATAATTTGGGCGCCAGTGTGGCTACAGGCTCGGTGCTCGTCTTCCTGAACAACGACGTGCGCATCACCAATCCGGACTGGCTCTGCGAACTGGTGCGCCAGGCCTGTCGCAAGGAAGTGGGAGCCGTGGGTGCCCGCCTTCTGTACGAGCGGGGCCTCATCCAGCATGCCGGTGTGGTGCTCAGCATGGTGGGAATTGCCGGACATGTATTCCGTAATTCGCCACCAGATGCTCCGTCGATAGGTGGGCCACCGGATCTCGTGCGGGAAGTTTCTGCAGTTACCGGCGCTTGTCTGGCGGTGCGTCGTGATGTCTTCGAGCGGGCAGGCAGATTTGATGAAGTGACGTTCCCCATCGCCTACAACGACGTGGAGTTTTGCCTGCGTCTTCGGGACATGGGGTTGACCAACATCTACACTCCATTCGCCACCCTGGTGCACCATGAATCCCAAAGCCGCCGGACGCTAGAAGCCACCTCTGAACGCAAGGCTGCGATCGCCCTTGAAGCGCACGAACTGATGCGCCGGTGGCCGCTGCTGGTCCATCGCGACCCGTGCTACAACATCAATCTGTCCCTGGATGCCGAGCTTCCCATCATGGCAAGGCCCCGGCGTGAGTGGCCCTGGCTGCAAGCCCAGGGGCCGTGCACGGCGTTCCAATCCCAGTCTCCATCCCGAAGTCTATGA
- a CDS encoding SpoIIE family protein phosphatase: MFANLLKGSLRSRFTRLIGIPAAAFLVLAFGLVTYLTFSNSIQSTTAEALGMARIHAAKLDQVLATAAQVPHMHARLFESGAMKDQATVQKYITESLAKTPGIYGSCLAFEPNTFIPGVTNYCPYAYWKDGQATFENLIPPGYNHFDWPWYNDPKRLGHAIWTEPYFDTGGGNVIMTTRSVPFRKPSADGASGEFWGVATIDISLEALLGDLNALTVAETGYAILLSPEGRILGCPDRAKIMNTKLEQLNPELAAALMPGSEGFIAATDPLQKRPVRVAYSPVPAANFMLALVYPEREVFANAHRLLNYLLIIGVLGLLFLFTVLWLVARSVSEPVAELASAARKIADGDLVQRLEARSNIDEVRELASAFDKMTRDLRMRMEELRYTTTLKERMAGELNAARSIQMSMLPREWRDKAGWEGHARVALHAIIQPAREVGGDFYDYRFLDDRRLSILIGDVSGKGVPAALFMAMTQTLFQAHADATRTVTDVMARVNNALCAETHTGMFVTLLYAMLDVQTGTLEMCNAGHLPPFRLAHGKPPTQIESARNPALGLVKDIQFKTATTQLDPEDRVFFYTDGVTEAFNQKNELYSTARLEALLERSMDVPVEMLTQTVIADVQHHAMGHEASDDLTVLAVGYNPKEAPRG, from the coding sequence GTGTTTGCCAATCTGCTCAAAGGCTCGCTGAGGTCGCGGTTCACCCGCCTGATTGGCATTCCAGCTGCGGCATTCCTCGTCCTTGCCTTCGGGCTGGTGACGTACCTGACCTTCAGCAATTCGATCCAGTCCACGACGGCAGAGGCGCTGGGCATGGCGCGCATTCATGCCGCGAAGCTGGACCAGGTACTGGCCACGGCCGCCCAAGTGCCTCACATGCACGCGCGCCTCTTCGAAAGCGGTGCCATGAAGGATCAGGCGACCGTTCAGAAATACATCACCGAGTCTCTGGCCAAGACGCCGGGCATCTACGGAAGCTGCCTGGCCTTTGAACCCAACACGTTCATCCCCGGTGTCACGAACTACTGTCCCTACGCCTACTGGAAGGATGGGCAGGCCACATTCGAGAATCTGATCCCGCCTGGCTACAATCACTTCGACTGGCCCTGGTACAATGATCCCAAACGCCTCGGGCATGCGATCTGGACAGAGCCCTACTTCGATACGGGTGGCGGCAATGTCATCATGACCACGCGCAGTGTCCCCTTTCGCAAGCCAAGCGCGGATGGCGCATCCGGCGAGTTCTGGGGTGTGGCCACGATCGACATTTCCCTGGAGGCTCTGCTCGGAGATTTGAATGCTTTGACGGTCGCGGAGACCGGCTACGCCATTCTGCTCAGTCCCGAGGGCCGCATTCTTGGCTGTCCGGACCGGGCCAAGATCATGAACACCAAGCTGGAGCAGCTCAATCCTGAGCTCGCAGCCGCGCTCATGCCTGGCAGTGAGGGATTCATCGCCGCCACCGATCCTTTGCAGAAGCGGCCTGTACGCGTGGCCTACTCTCCGGTGCCCGCAGCCAACTTCATGCTGGCCCTAGTCTACCCCGAGCGCGAGGTTTTTGCGAATGCGCACCGGCTGCTGAACTACCTGCTCATCATCGGTGTGCTGGGTCTGCTGTTCCTCTTCACCGTGCTCTGGCTCGTGGCCCGCTCGGTGAGCGAGCCTGTGGCGGAGCTGGCCAGTGCTGCCCGCAAAATTGCCGATGGCGACCTGGTCCAGCGTCTTGAGGCGCGCTCCAACATCGACGAAGTACGGGAGCTGGCCTCAGCTTTCGACAAGATGACGCGGGACCTCCGCATGCGCATGGAGGAGCTGCGCTACACCACCACGCTGAAGGAACGCATGGCAGGGGAACTCAATGCCGCCCGCAGCATCCAGATGAGCATGCTGCCGCGTGAGTGGCGGGACAAAGCAGGGTGGGAAGGTCACGCACGAGTGGCCTTGCACGCCATCATCCAGCCGGCTCGCGAGGTCGGTGGCGACTTCTACGACTACCGGTTTCTGGATGACCGGAGGCTCTCCATTTTGATCGGCGACGTCTCGGGCAAGGGTGTGCCTGCTGCGCTCTTCATGGCGATGACGCAGACGCTCTTCCAGGCGCATGCGGATGCCACACGCACGGTGACCGATGTGATGGCACGGGTGAACAACGCACTCTGTGCGGAAACGCACACCGGCATGTTCGTCACGCTGCTGTACGCCATGCTCGATGTGCAGACCGGCACGTTGGAAATGTGCAATGCGGGCCACCTGCCTCCTTTCCGACTCGCTCATGGGAAGCCGCCGACGCAGATCGAAAGCGCACGCAATCCGGCACTGGGCCTGGTGAAAGACATCCAATTCAAAACCGCCACCACACAGCTCGACCCCGAAGACCGCGTTTTCTTCTACACGGACGGAGTGACTGAAGCCTTCAATCAGAAGAACGAGCTCTACAGCACGGCCCGTCTGGAAGCGCTGCTGGAAAGAAGCATGGATGTCCCCGTGGAGATGCTCACGCAAACCGTCATCGCGGACGTGCAACATCATGCCATGGGCCACGAGGCCTCGGATGACCTCACCGTCCTGGCCGTGGGCTACAATCCAAAAGAAGCGCCCCGGGGATAG
- a CDS encoding ATP-binding protein, with product MRPGNLSTRLNVNLGETVLVGKIVREFGQWHGIPEDALFVVNLSLDELVTNIVTHSQKQPPPPKEIVLRLSTVKDEVRAEVEDDGCAFNPLTMPVPDVDAPLHERDPGGLGIHLVRSLMDSVNYQRVGTRNRLTISKKVA from the coding sequence ATGCGTCCCGGAAATCTCAGCACCCGGCTCAATGTGAACCTTGGCGAGACTGTCCTCGTCGGGAAGATTGTGCGTGAGTTTGGCCAGTGGCATGGCATTCCGGAAGATGCGCTCTTTGTGGTGAATCTTTCGCTGGACGAACTGGTCACGAACATTGTGACCCACTCCCAAAAGCAGCCCCCTCCCCCCAAGGAAATCGTGCTGCGCCTCAGCACCGTGAAGGACGAGGTGCGCGCCGAGGTGGAGGATGACGGATGCGCCTTCAACCCTCTGACCATGCCTGTCCCGGATGTGGATGCGCCGCTCCATGAACGCGACCCCGGGGGGCTCGGCATTCACCTGGTCCGGAGTCTGATGGACTCTGTGAACTACCAGCGCGTTGGCACACGCAATCGCCTGACGATCTCAAAAAAAGTCGCCTGA
- a CDS encoding STAS domain-containing protein: MTFNIETQPGLSIACLGGHVDTLNAGELENTLVALADTGENQLLVDCTTLEYINSAGLRVFLLVAKRKEATGGKCAFCGLTTNVRLVFETIGFDRILTVYESRAAALAQMQPLSQAAA, encoded by the coding sequence ATGACCTTCAACATTGAAACCCAGCCTGGACTTTCCATCGCCTGCCTTGGTGGCCATGTGGACACGCTGAACGCCGGAGAATTGGAGAACACTCTCGTGGCTCTTGCGGACACGGGCGAAAACCAACTCCTCGTGGACTGCACCACACTGGAGTACATCAACAGCGCCGGCCTGCGCGTGTTCCTCCTTGTTGCGAAGCGCAAGGAAGCCACTGGTGGCAAGTGTGCTTTTTGTGGACTGACGACCAATGTGCGTCTGGTTTTCGAGACCATCGGCTTTGATCGCATCCTCACGGTGTATGAGTCACGAGCCGCTGCTCTTGCCCAGATGCAGCCGCTCTCACAAGCGGCTGCCTAA
- the thiS gene encoding sulfur carrier protein ThiS, translated as MQVTVNGTPTDFPSPTPTVATLLDQLGMTGKPVVVELNQRALFPRELASTPVAEGDVLELVQITAGG; from the coding sequence ATGCAAGTTACCGTCAACGGCACTCCCACGGATTTCCCCAGCCCCACGCCCACCGTGGCTACACTGCTGGATCAGCTAGGGATGACCGGGAAGCCGGTGGTGGTGGAACTCAATCAACGCGCACTTTTCCCACGTGAGCTGGCCTCCACGCCAGTAGCAGAAGGCGACGTGCTCGAGCTGGTGCAGATCACCGCGGGCGGCTGA
- a CDS encoding phosphatidate cytidylyltransferase has translation MSAPQSTSQPPSKGKVFVIRLGSTLALWAFITVGLLTGLDWLLLLMIALAGIGTSAEYFRLEARDTKARAYRWVGFGLCVVFWAVMAWQSIPQSVEPPWWLEAAFLAATVQAAFLPALAHSLEGRDTLVRIYFTIFGVIYTALMMGFLARILFMEQAASGSHLLLMAIMVTKFSDMGAYAFGSWFGKHKMIPHISPAKTWEGLSGAFTGAYVAMCSMMFIVPDKLAPLNWTSALILAPILCIAAVIGDLAESVLKRCHSIKDSGHKLPGIGGILDLTDSLLFTAPVCYFYLRVIGQA, from the coding sequence ATGTCCGCGCCCCAGAGCACTTCTCAGCCTCCCAGCAAGGGGAAGGTGTTTGTCATTCGATTGGGCAGCACGCTCGCACTCTGGGCGTTCATCACGGTGGGCTTGCTCACGGGGCTGGACTGGCTGTTGCTGCTGATGATTGCGCTGGCAGGCATCGGCACTTCCGCGGAGTACTTCCGCCTGGAGGCCCGGGACACGAAGGCCAGAGCCTACCGCTGGGTCGGTTTCGGCCTGTGCGTCGTCTTTTGGGCAGTCATGGCCTGGCAATCCATTCCGCAAAGCGTGGAGCCCCCCTGGTGGCTGGAGGCGGCCTTCCTCGCCGCGACCGTTCAGGCGGCCTTCCTGCCGGCATTGGCTCATTCGTTGGAGGGCCGTGATACGCTGGTGCGCATCTATTTCACCATCTTCGGCGTCATTTACACGGCGCTCATGATGGGATTCCTGGCGCGCATTCTCTTCATGGAGCAGGCCGCGAGCGGGTCCCACCTGCTCCTCATGGCCATCATGGTCACGAAGTTCAGTGACATGGGCGCATATGCTTTTGGTTCCTGGTTTGGGAAGCACAAGATGATCCCCCACATCAGTCCGGCAAAGACTTGGGAGGGACTGAGTGGTGCCTTCACGGGGGCCTACGTCGCCATGTGCAGCATGATGTTCATTGTGCCGGACAAGCTCGCACCGCTCAACTGGACCTCGGCGCTCATCCTGGCGCCCATTCTCTGCATTGCGGCCGTGATTGGTGACCTTGCGGAGTCCGTGCTGAAGCGCTGCCACAGCATCAAGGACTCTGGTCACAAGCTGCCCGGTATTGGGGGGATCCTCGACCTCACGGACAGCCTGCTCTTCACCGCGCCTGTTTGCTACTTCTACCTGCGCGTGATTGGCCAGGCGTAG